A region from the Deinococcus arcticus genome encodes:
- the prfA gene encoding peptide chain release factor 1, whose translation MSARLSALASEFGMVERALGDPAALADSREYARLTRRHRELLPLMTVLREREQLDADLAGARELLSDPDMRELAAQEVQGLETRLSELEAELVVLLLPTDPDDPKDVILELRAGAGGAEAGLFVMDLLRLYTRYAEGAGLRLNVLDASESDLGGASKVVAEVSGDGAFRAFKWERGVHRVQRVPATESQGRIHTSTVTVAVLPEAEVGEVQLDLSEVRIDVFRSQGAGGQGVNTTDSAVRAVYRAGTPDEIMVVCQDGRSQIKNREKALQVLAARLAERERAAREAQERTERAAQVGTGERSEKIRTYNYPQNRVTDHRLEGEHKNHPLDTVMTGALAPVVAALARTQRERQLLAMAGEEQHGAA comes from the coding sequence GTGAGTGCCCGCCTCTCGGCCCTCGCCTCGGAATTCGGCATGGTGGAGCGCGCGCTGGGAGACCCGGCGGCGCTGGCCGATTCCCGCGAGTACGCCCGCCTGACCCGCCGCCACCGCGAACTGCTGCCCCTGATGACCGTGTTGCGCGAGCGCGAGCAGCTGGACGCCGATCTTGCGGGCGCCCGCGAGCTGCTCAGTGACCCCGACATGCGCGAACTGGCCGCCCAGGAGGTGCAGGGCCTGGAAACCCGCCTGAGTGAGCTGGAAGCCGAACTGGTGGTCCTGCTGCTGCCCACCGACCCCGACGACCCCAAGGACGTGATTCTGGAACTGCGCGCCGGGGCCGGCGGGGCCGAGGCCGGGCTGTTCGTCATGGACCTGCTGCGCCTGTACACCCGCTACGCCGAGGGGGCCGGGCTGCGCCTGAACGTGCTGGACGCCAGCGAGAGTGACCTGGGCGGCGCCAGCAAGGTGGTGGCCGAGGTGAGTGGCGACGGCGCTTTCCGGGCCTTCAAGTGGGAGCGCGGCGTGCACCGGGTGCAGCGCGTGCCTGCCACCGAGAGCCAGGGCCGCATTCACACCAGCACCGTGACCGTGGCGGTGCTGCCCGAGGCCGAGGTGGGCGAGGTGCAGCTGGACCTGAGCGAGGTGCGCATTGACGTGTTCCGCTCGCAGGGGGCGGGCGGGCAGGGCGTGAACACCACCGACTCGGCGGTGCGCGCCGTGTACCGCGCCGGCACCCCGGACGAGATCATGGTGGTGTGTCAGGACGGCCGCTCGCAGATTAAAAACCGCGAAAAAGCGCTGCAGGTGCTGGCCGCCCGCCTCGCAGAGCGCGAGCGCGCCGCCCGGGAAGCCCAGGAGCGCACCGAGCGCGCCGCGCAGGTGGGCACCGGCGAGCGCAGCGAGAAGATCCGCACCTACAACTACCCACAAAACCGTGTGACCGACCACCGCTTGGAAGGCGAGCACAAAAACCACCCGCTGGACACGGTGATGACCGGCGCCCTGGCCCCGGTGGTGGCGGCCCTGGCGCGCACCCAGCGCGAGCGGCAGCTGCTGGCCATGGCTGGGGAGGAGCAGCATGGGGCGGCGTGA
- a CDS encoding phosphorylase family protein, protein MSQIHVRGLPGDVAPFVLLPGDPNRARHIAQTYLDGAREYTSHRQLLGFTGTYWGVPVSVQTTGMGCPSAAIVAEELARLGARTLIRVGTLGGATPSVAPGDLVIATAAVPNDGTTRQLLGGAPYAPAASFEVNEAAVQAARAQGAPHHVGLIMTEDAFYASTPEHARLWAGRGVLGFEMEASAIFLVAAQRGLRAACLTACSNDIGDPQLVPDDVLAAGVDRMVRVALEAIATLAAREQGERTGPG, encoded by the coding sequence ATGAGTCAGATTCATGTTCGTGGCCTGCCAGGGGATGTGGCCCCCTTCGTCTTGCTGCCCGGCGACCCCAACCGGGCCCGCCATATCGCCCAGACCTATCTGGACGGCGCGCGGGAATACACGTCGCACCGGCAACTGCTGGGCTTTACCGGTACCTACTGGGGCGTTCCCGTCAGCGTGCAGACCACCGGCATGGGCTGCCCCAGCGCCGCCATCGTGGCCGAGGAACTGGCGCGGCTGGGCGCCCGGACCCTGATCCGGGTGGGCACCCTGGGCGGCGCCACCCCCAGCGTGGCTCCCGGTGATCTGGTGATTGCCACGGCGGCCGTGCCCAACGACGGCACCACCCGCCAGCTGCTGGGCGGGGCACCCTACGCCCCAGCCGCCAGCTTCGAGGTGAACGAGGCGGCGGTGCAGGCCGCCCGCGCCCAGGGCGCCCCGCACCATGTAGGGCTGATCATGACCGAGGACGCCTTCTATGCCAGCACCCCCGAACACGCGCGCCTGTGGGCCGGACGCGGCGTGCTGGGTTTTGAAATGGAGGCCAGCGCCATTTTCCTGGTGGCGGCGCAGCGTGGCCTGCGCGCCGCCTGCCTGACTGCGTGCAGCAACGACATTGGCGACCCGCAGCTGGTACCAGACGACGTGCTGGCCGCTGGCGTGGACCGCATGGTGCGCGTGGCGCTGGAGGCCATTGCCACCCTGGCTGCCCGCGAACAGGGAGAACGGACCGGGCCAGGCTAA
- a CDS encoding single-stranded-DNA-specific exonuclease RecJ: MRTWGVAPPLAQALAGRGLSPALLAPPLALTPNPALREAARRLAGAIQAGRRLRIHGDYDADGVSATAVLVLGLRELGAEVHGFIPHRLNEGYGLHPDRVDEHAAACDLLVTVDCGVTNHAEIRALLDRGTEVIVTDHHAPGDHFPEALVVHPHLTQGYDGALHNLTGAGVAYHLLWAVRDELGQGEPRHLSPLATLGTIADVAPLVGENRALVQAGLEELGRTGLPGLRALLETGRVTRPGARDVAFVLAPRINAAGRLGEADIALELLTTASAHEARRLAEYLEIRNLERRKLQDEMFAQALTLADPRDPALVVTHPDWHAGVMGIVASKLVDTYHKPVYIVAQGKGSVRSTPGISAVGGLKFSHDLLKRYGGHPGAAGFAMDEAHFAAFRDRVHAYVRQFPAPLPRVRLDAPLPALGAGLDLLEQTAALEPFGEGHPLPLWHLRDTLTDTRLVGKRGDSLQFKVAGLRGVKFGESDAAGGERDLAAHLMGSEWRGQSRVEFQGQALRVPAPVALDAPPPGLSLPRLDPRAALGHLRAGAAAHAAGPVAEYLRDNVPGLTLVAAGAPHPGGELILYTLPAEDDLRRWIRGGRVAFAFGPKTLADLEGALTRQHLLAPPGNPLRELVPGAGDQHLEAAADAYRRWQWAHHWRVLDDEGWTASVLAMLGLGHEEGQTQPALALG; encoded by the coding sequence ATGCGCACCTGGGGGGTGGCCCCGCCCCTGGCGCAGGCCCTGGCCGGGCGGGGCCTGAGTCCGGCCCTGCTGGCACCGCCCCTGGCGCTGACCCCCAACCCGGCGCTGCGGGAAGCGGCGCGGCGCCTTGCTGGGGCCATTCAGGCGGGCCGGCGCCTGCGCATTCACGGGGACTACGACGCCGACGGCGTGAGCGCCACGGCTGTGCTGGTGCTGGGCCTGCGCGAACTGGGCGCCGAGGTGCACGGCTTCATTCCGCACCGCCTGAACGAGGGCTACGGCCTGCACCCCGACCGCGTGGACGAACACGCCGCCGCCTGCGACCTGCTGGTGACCGTGGACTGCGGCGTGACCAACCACGCCGAGATCCGCGCGCTGCTGGACCGGGGCACCGAGGTGATCGTCACGGACCACCACGCCCCGGGGGACCACTTCCCCGAGGCGCTGGTGGTCCACCCCCATCTGACCCAGGGCTACGACGGCGCTTTGCACAACCTGACCGGCGCGGGTGTGGCCTACCACCTGCTGTGGGCGGTGCGGGACGAACTGGGGCAAGGCGAACCCCGGCACCTGAGCCCCCTGGCCACCCTGGGCACCATTGCCGATGTGGCGCCGCTGGTCGGCGAGAACCGCGCGCTGGTGCAGGCGGGTCTGGAGGAGCTGGGCCGCACTGGGCTGCCGGGGCTGCGGGCCCTGCTGGAGACCGGGCGCGTGACCCGTCCCGGGGCGCGCGACGTGGCCTTTGTACTGGCGCCGCGCATCAACGCTGCCGGCCGTCTGGGCGAGGCGGACATCGCCCTGGAGCTGCTGACCACTGCCAGCGCCCACGAGGCGCGGCGCCTGGCCGAGTACCTGGAAATTCGCAACCTGGAGCGGCGCAAGCTGCAGGACGAGATGTTCGCGCAGGCCCTGACCCTGGCTGACCCCCGCGACCCGGCGCTGGTGGTCACGCACCCCGACTGGCACGCAGGCGTGATGGGCATTGTGGCCAGCAAGCTGGTGGACACCTACCACAAGCCGGTGTACATCGTGGCGCAGGGCAAGGGGTCGGTGCGCAGCACGCCGGGCATCAGCGCGGTGGGGGGACTGAAATTCAGCCACGACCTGCTGAAGCGCTACGGGGGCCACCCGGGGGCGGCCGGTTTTGCCATGGACGAGGCCCATTTTGCGGCCTTTCGTGACCGGGTGCATGCCTATGTGCGCCAGTTTCCGGCACCGCTGCCCCGCGTGCGTCTGGACGCGCCGCTGCCGGCCCTGGGCGCGGGCCTGGACCTGCTGGAACAAACAGCGGCCCTGGAGCCGTTTGGCGAGGGCCACCCGCTACCGCTGTGGCATCTGCGCGACACCCTGACCGACACCCGGCTGGTGGGCAAGCGCGGCGACAGCCTGCAGTTCAAGGTGGCGGGGCTGCGGGGCGTGAAATTTGGCGAGTCCGACGCCGCTGGCGGGGAACGGGACCTCGCTGCCCACCTGATGGGCAGCGAGTGGCGCGGGCAGAGCCGGGTGGAGTTTCAGGGGCAGGCACTGCGGGTGCCGGCGCCAGTGGCGCTGGACGCCCCGCCCCCCGGCCTGTCGCTGCCCCGGCTGGACCCGCGCGCCGCCCTGGGCCACCTGCGCGCCGGCGCAGCGGCCCACGCGGCCGGGCCCGTGGCCGAGTACCTGCGCGACAACGTGCCGGGCCTGACCCTGGTGGCCGCCGGCGCGCCCCACCCCGGCGGCGAACTGATTCTGTATACCCTGCCCGCCGAGGACGATCTGCGCCGCTGGATCCGGGGTGGCCGCGTGGCCTTTGCCTTTGGCCCCAAGACCCTGGCCGACCTGGAAGGAGCACTGACCCGGCAGCACCTGCTGGCCCCCCCCGGCAACCCCCTGCGCGAACTGGTGCCCGGGGCCGGCGACCAGCACCTGGAAGCCGCCGCCGACGCCTACCGCCGCTGGCAGTGGGCCCACCACTGGCGCGTGCTGGATGACGAGGGCTGGACCGCCAGTGTGCTGGCCATGCTGGGCCTGGGGCACGAGGAGGGGCAGACCCAGCCGGCACTGGCACTGGGGTGA
- a CDS encoding NUDIX hydrolase, which translates to MGRRDLLVAAGILRDRFGRVLLVGNDWQGHGRVRHTLPGGVVEHGETLPEALYREIYEETGLKLTGIKHMAYTVHIEDERRGERAIAVAFEATWDGLLNPADPDGFIVEARFCTPEEALDKIEAPPMREPLSDYLKTGEPGRFYAFKGWDGRGGLRIPALKPRT; encoded by the coding sequence ATGGGGCGGCGTGACCTGCTGGTGGCCGCCGGCATTCTGCGCGACCGCTTTGGCCGCGTGCTGCTGGTGGGCAACGACTGGCAGGGCCACGGCCGCGTGCGCCACACCCTGCCCGGCGGCGTGGTGGAACACGGTGAAACCCTGCCCGAGGCCCTGTACCGCGAAATCTACGAAGAAACGGGCCTGAAGCTTACCGGCATCAAGCACATGGCCTATACCGTGCACATCGAGGACGAGCGCCGGGGCGAGCGGGCCATCGCCGTGGCCTTTGAGGCCACCTGGGACGGCCTGCTCAACCCCGCCGACCCCGACGGGTTTATCGTGGAGGCGCGCTTTTGCACCCCCGAAGAGGCCCTGGACAAAATAGAGGCCCCGCCCATGCGCGAGCCCCTGAGCGATTACCTGAAAACCGGCGAGCCTGGCCGCTTCTACGCCTTTAAAGGCTGGGACGGACGCGGCGGGCTGCGCATTCCGGCCCTGAAACCGCGCACTTAA
- the greA gene encoding transcription elongation factor GreA — protein MTRDRITMTQRGYDKLLETLHYLKTTKREEISENMGRAIEDGDLRESAAYDEARMQQSENEARIAELESQLERALIIEEDASGGAGLGARVRVKDAKGKEHHFELVGTYEVDVLKGKISDASPIGKALSGKKAGEKVTVQLPKGTAEFEILSVDYA, from the coding sequence ATGACCAGAGACCGCATCACCATGACCCAGCGTGGGTATGACAAATTGCTCGAAACGCTGCACTACCTGAAAACCACCAAGCGTGAGGAAATCTCCGAGAACATGGGCCGCGCCATTGAGGACGGCGATCTGCGCGAAAGCGCCGCCTATGACGAGGCCCGCATGCAGCAGAGCGAGAACGAGGCCCGCATTGCCGAGCTGGAAAGCCAGCTGGAACGCGCGCTGATTATTGAAGAAGACGCCTCCGGCGGCGCGGGCCTGGGCGCCCGGGTGCGGGTGAAAGATGCCAAGGGCAAGGAGCACCACTTTGAGCTGGTGGGCACCTACGAGGTGGATGTGCTGAAGGGCAAGATCAGCGACGCCAGCCCGATCGGCAAGGCCCTGAGCGGCAAGAAGGCCGGCGAGAAGGTGACGGTGCAGCTGCCCAAGGGCACCGCCGAGTTCGAGATTCTGAGCGTGGACTACGCCTGA
- a CDS encoding CoA-binding protein has translation MTLLTQTAQLREVLTTSKVIAVVGFHHDPMKPAHYVPEYMHRQGYTVIPVNPALAARGESYFGHRAVATLAEIGTPVDIVDVFRRSDKVREHLADLLAMTPLPPVVWLQQGIRDDATARELTARGIDVVQDRCLLADHRALL, from the coding sequence ATGACCCTGCTGACCCAGACCGCCCAGCTGCGCGAGGTGCTGACCACCAGCAAGGTGATTGCCGTGGTGGGCTTTCACCACGACCCCATGAAACCGGCGCATTACGTGCCGGAATACATGCACCGCCAGGGCTACACGGTGATTCCGGTGAATCCGGCGCTGGCGGCGCGGGGCGAGAGCTACTTCGGCCACCGCGCGGTGGCTACCCTGGCCGAGATTGGCACGCCGGTGGACATCGTGGACGTGTTTCGCCGCAGCGACAAGGTGCGCGAGCATCTGGCCGATCTGCTGGCCATGACCCCACTGCCCCCGGTGGTGTGGCTGCAGCAGGGCATCCGCGACGACGCCACCGCCCGCGAACTGACGGCGCGCGGCATTGACGTGGTGCAGGACCGCTGCCTGCTGGCCGACCACCGGGCGCTGCTGTAG
- a CDS encoding enoyl-CoA hydratase-related protein gives MTQLDEFEFNNVQIDQHGPIAVLTVTRPKALNALNADTLSEIAQAVNLIVEDAEVGALIITGSGEKAFVAGADISEFTNLDGVYDGREMSLAGQDVMHQIASLPIPVIAAVNGFALGGGLELALACDVRVAATTARLGLPEVSLGLIPGFGGTQRLARLVGAGRALDLMLTARQVKADEALTMGLVNYVADDALQKAREVAESMLRHAPIALSLVKEAVRRGLDTTLEGGLEVEADLFGMTVATKDFREGVDAFLNKRRAEFQGE, from the coding sequence ATGACGCAGCTGGACGAATTTGAATTCAACAATGTGCAGATTGACCAGCATGGCCCCATTGCGGTCCTGACGGTCACACGCCCGAAGGCCCTGAACGCCCTGAACGCCGACACCCTGTCGGAGATCGCGCAGGCGGTCAACCTGATTGTGGAAGACGCCGAGGTGGGCGCGCTGATCATCACCGGCTCGGGCGAGAAGGCGTTCGTGGCCGGCGCCGACATCAGCGAGTTCACCAACCTGGACGGCGTGTATGACGGCCGCGAGATGTCCCTGGCCGGGCAGGACGTGATGCACCAGATCGCCTCGCTGCCCATTCCGGTCATTGCCGCCGTGAACGGCTTTGCGCTGGGGGGCGGCCTGGAACTGGCGCTGGCCTGCGACGTGCGCGTGGCGGCCACCACGGCCCGCCTGGGCCTGCCCGAGGTGAGCCTGGGCCTGATTCCGGGCTTCGGCGGCACCCAGCGGCTGGCCCGGCTGGTAGGTGCCGGGCGCGCCCTGGACCTGATGCTGACCGCCCGGCAGGTCAAGGCCGACGAGGCGCTGACCATGGGCCTGGTGAACTACGTGGCCGACGACGCCCTGCAAAAGGCGCGCGAGGTGGCCGAGAGCATGCTGCGGCACGCCCCCATCGCCCTGTCGCTGGTGAAAGAAGCGGTGCGCCGGGGCCTGGACACTACGCTTGAAGGCGGCCTGGAAGTCGAGGCCGATCTGTTTGGCATGACGGTGGCCACCAAGGACTTCCGCGAGGGGGTGGACGCCTTTTTGAACAAGCGGCGCGCGGAGTTCCAGGGTGAATGA
- a CDS encoding phosphohydrolase, whose translation MNEDGGPGGAGGEQKFRLSVEGGKVSDVAGREGTPPPARVVEFTTPRAKLIEEANQAIRTDLQEYPRALAAYEALRGDPEALAHWDMANYITMRKLGYNDHGRVHAFITGAASMAITELLLEGGVKPDIMDSGVGDAQDVFLAVILGTMLHDIGNQVHRVGHEAHGIALALPILDRIMGPLYPDPFKRTKVRSFILGAINCHDLNPAPLTLEGGITAVADGTDITKGRGRKAFSMGSVDIHSISALAVDQVVIEKGRDKPVLISVTMNNSGGIFQVEEILAPKVIRTPMRRFVELRAATRPEGEEQILSRVRLDGDHFVMDLEGGERVSVEVMDTQKQVQQAVAENLGIGNGSR comes from the coding sequence GTGAATGAGGACGGCGGCCCGGGGGGTGCCGGGGGCGAGCAGAAGTTCCGCCTGAGCGTGGAGGGCGGCAAGGTGAGCGATGTGGCCGGGCGGGAGGGCACGCCGCCGCCCGCCCGGGTGGTGGAATTCACCACGCCGCGCGCCAAGCTGATTGAGGAAGCCAACCAGGCCATCCGCACTGACCTGCAGGAGTACCCCCGCGCCCTGGCCGCCTACGAGGCCCTGCGCGGCGACCCCGAGGCCCTGGCCCACTGGGACATGGCCAACTACATCACCATGCGCAAGCTGGGCTACAACGACCACGGCCGGGTGCACGCCTTTATTACCGGCGCGGCCAGCATGGCGATCACCGAGCTGCTGCTGGAAGGCGGGGTCAAACCCGACATCATGGACAGTGGCGTGGGCGACGCTCAGGACGTGTTTCTGGCGGTGATTCTGGGGACCATGCTGCACGACATTGGCAACCAGGTGCACCGGGTGGGCCACGAGGCCCACGGCATTGCCCTGGCCCTGCCCATCCTGGACCGGATCATGGGGCCGCTGTACCCCGATCCCTTCAAGCGCACCAAGGTCCGCTCCTTCATTCTGGGGGCCATCAACTGCCACGACCTGAACCCCGCGCCCCTTACCCTTGAGGGCGGCATCACGGCAGTCGCTGACGGCACCGACATCACCAAGGGCCGGGGCCGCAAAGCCTTTTCCATGGGCAGCGTGGACATTCATTCCATCAGCGCCCTGGCCGTGGATCAGGTGGTGATCGAAAAGGGCCGCGACAAACCGGTGCTTATCAGCGTGACCATGAACAACTCCGGCGGCATCTTTCAGGTAGAAGAGATTCTGGCGCCCAAGGTCATCCGCACGCCCATGCGCCGCTTCGTGGAACTGCGCGCCGCCACCCGTCCCGAAGGCGAGGAGCAGATTCTGTCCCGCGTGCGCCTGGACGGCGACCACTTCGTGATGGACCTCGAAGGCGGCGAGCGCGTGTCGGTGGAGGTCATGGACACCCAGAAACAGGTGCAGCAGGCCGTGGCAGAGAACCTGGGCATCGGGAACGGCAGCCGGTAA
- the hemL gene encoding glutamate-1-semialdehyde 2,1-aminomutase, protein MTTDASSVSSPTARSEALFARARAVTPGGVNSPVRAFRSVGGTPRFIAHADGAYLTDADGTTYLDYIGSWGPMILGHNHPGVREAITQALQGGTSFGAPGEREVQLAEQVTRLTGTERVRFVNSGTEATMSALRLARGATGRKFIVKFRGNYHGHADGLLVEAGSGLLTNADSLGNAAPSSAGVPEDYARLTLVSEYNDPAALDALMAARGHEIAAVIFEPVVGNAGVLMPTPEFLAALHRVKASGALLIADEVMTGFRLSLRGATGLLGLEPDLICWGKIIGGGLPVGAYGGRADVMDFVSPQGPVYQAGTLSGNPLAMAAGLATLQALEADPGLYARLDAYTAALAGGLREAAREAGVAISINHIGSMLTAFFQDAPDGSLRTYTDAARSDTAAFARWFQGLLARGVYWAPSQFESIFVSGMHSDAELGLTLDAAQAAFAEVGGA, encoded by the coding sequence ATGACCACCGACGCTTCTTCTGTGTCCAGCCCAACAGCGCGTTCGGAAGCGCTGTTTGCGCGGGCCCGCGCCGTCACGCCCGGCGGGGTGAACAGCCCTGTGCGCGCCTTTCGCAGTGTGGGCGGTACGCCGCGCTTTATTGCCCACGCCGACGGCGCCTACCTGACCGACGCGGACGGCACGACGTACCTTGATTACATCGGGTCGTGGGGGCCCATGATTCTGGGGCACAACCACCCCGGTGTGCGGGAGGCGATTACCCAGGCCCTGCAGGGCGGTACCAGCTTCGGAGCGCCCGGCGAGCGCGAGGTGCAACTGGCCGAGCAGGTCACGCGCCTGACCGGCACCGAGCGGGTGCGCTTTGTCAACAGCGGCACTGAGGCCACCATGAGCGCCCTGCGGCTGGCACGCGGGGCCACAGGGCGCAAGTTCATCGTGAAGTTCCGGGGCAACTACCACGGCCACGCCGACGGCCTGCTGGTGGAAGCGGGCAGCGGCCTGCTCACGAACGCCGATTCGCTGGGCAACGCGGCGCCCAGCAGCGCGGGCGTCCCTGAGGACTACGCCCGCCTGACCCTGGTGAGCGAATACAACGACCCGGCCGCCCTGGACGCCCTGATGGCGGCGCGCGGGCACGAGATCGCCGCCGTGATTTTCGAGCCTGTGGTGGGCAACGCGGGCGTGCTGATGCCCACCCCCGAATTTCTGGCCGCGCTGCACCGCGTCAAGGCCAGCGGCGCCCTGCTGATTGCCGATGAGGTCATGACCGGCTTTCGCCTGTCGCTGCGCGGGGCCACCGGGCTGCTGGGCCTGGAGCCGGACCTGATCTGCTGGGGCAAGATCATCGGCGGGGGCCTGCCGGTGGGGGCGTATGGCGGCCGGGCCGACGTGATGGACTTTGTGTCGCCGCAGGGCCCGGTGTATCAGGCCGGGACCCTCAGCGGCAATCCGCTGGCGATGGCGGCGGGGCTGGCCACCCTGCAGGCCCTGGAGGCCGACCCCGGCCTGTATGCCCGGCTGGACGCCTACACGGCGGCGCTGGCGGGCGGGCTGCGCGAGGCGGCGCGGGAAGCGGGCGTGGCCATCAGCATCAACCACATCGGCTCCATGCTCACGGCCTTTTTTCAGGACGCCCCGGACGGTTCGCTGCGCACCTACACAGACGCCGCGCGCAGCGACACGGCCGCCTTTGCCCGCTGGTTCCAGGGGCTCCTGGCGCGGGGGGTGTACTGGGCGCCCAGCCAGTTCGAGAGCATCTTCGTGAGTGGCATGCACAGCGACGCCGAACTGGGCCTGACGCTGGACGCCGCGCAGGCCGCCTTTGCCGAGGTGGGGGGCGCATGA
- a CDS encoding NAD(P)/FAD-dependent oxidoreductase, which translates to MLNLLVVGAGLAGLACARDAGPRVTILDKGRGVSGRAATRRVPLPEGGVARLDHGARFFTARHPRTVALAEGGVREGWNAVWTRGVAHWADGEVHAAQDTHPRYAPPEGLSALGRVLARGVDVHSGVEVTSLERRPGHWRAHTRDGQVWDSARLVLNLPAPQLLALLAPLQLDGALQTPSSEDAAQAAARVAFDPCWTVGAVLAGAPRWLHPATRLNHPALDWLSLEHTKRPPGHPPALILQAGADWTRAHLDASPQEAGDLLLAAAEVVMGEALPTTAAFAHRWRFATPTRRAPGPCHWDEALGLGWCGDWFTPDAHGPRVEAALLSGWALARWMAGGE; encoded by the coding sequence ATGCTGAACCTGCTGGTGGTGGGCGCCGGGCTTGCGGGGCTGGCCTGCGCCCGGGACGCGGGCCCGCGCGTGACCATACTGGACAAGGGCCGGGGTGTCTCGGGCCGGGCGGCCACCCGGCGTGTGCCGCTGCCTGAGGGGGGCGTGGCCCGGCTGGACCACGGCGCCCGCTTCTTCACCGCCCGGCACCCCCGCACTGTGGCCCTGGCAGAGGGCGGCGTGCGCGAGGGCTGGAATGCCGTGTGGACCCGGGGCGTGGCCCACTGGGCAGACGGCGAGGTCCATGCAGCCCAGGACACCCATCCCCGCTATGCTCCGCCCGAGGGCCTGAGTGCCCTGGGCCGCGTGCTGGCGCGGGGCGTGGACGTCCACAGCGGCGTGGAGGTCACCAGTCTGGAGCGGCGCCCCGGGCACTGGCGGGCGCACACCCGGGACGGCCAAGTCTGGGACAGCGCCCGGCTGGTGCTGAATCTGCCGGCGCCGCAGCTGCTGGCCCTGCTGGCACCGCTGCAGCTGGACGGCGCCCTGCAAACGCCATCCAGTGAGGACGCGGCCCAGGCCGCCGCGCGCGTGGCCTTCGATCCCTGCTGGACGGTGGGCGCGGTGCTCGCTGGGGCCCCGCGCTGGCTCCACCCCGCCACCCGCCTGAACCACCCGGCGCTGGACTGGCTGTCGCTGGAACACACCAAGCGCCCCCCAGGCCATCCCCCGGCCCTGATTCTTCAGGCGGGCGCTGACTGGACCCGCGCCCACTTGGACGCCTCACCGCAAGAGGCAGGCGACCTGCTGCTGGCCGCCGCCGAGGTTGTGATGGGCGAGGCGCTGCCCACGACTGCGGCCTTTGCCCACCGCTGGCGCTTTGCCACCCCCACCCGCCGCGCCCCCGGCCCCTGTCACTGGGACGAGGCGCTGGGTCTGGGCTGGTGCGGCGACTGGTTCACGCCAGACGCCCACGGCCCGCGCGTGGAAGCGGCCCTGCTGAGCGGCTGGGCCCTGGCGCGCTGGATGGCCGGGGGGGAGTGA
- a CDS encoding S-layer homology domain-containing protein — protein MRKSLIFASTLALSLGAAGAQTAPATSAPAQVTLSDVPAGHWAKDAVDRIVQCGLIQGFPDGTFRGNENLTRYQAALIFYRALQAGALANCGFNAGDMTAIANGMQEVSTELAAIATRVTDLERLSAEQQARIDALEARINGLGTGTATGSADVAALQARIDALEAAIRNIPAGPAGPAGPAGPQGPAGPQGPAGPAGPAGTSASGTVTTTPVTPPATVVIGEPTPTEVTVSRGLYAGIAFGAKSAGVGSECLSLGSGANRTRVNYCLTGTAMVGSSNVLGPVGARAAVEYTPAFNAISADVNATYEINTGGGLTPYVGAGLGLTSGLVRNSSTVNATDLYANVLLGADYRVTDSIAVFVEGNGRYYFSNKGAGTGLPANATNGGFNGGVKAGLKFYF, from the coding sequence ATGCGCAAATCACTGATCTTCGCGTCCACCCTGGCCCTGAGCCTCGGCGCTGCCGGCGCCCAGACCGCCCCCGCCACCTCTGCACCGGCCCAGGTCACCCTGAGCGATGTGCCTGCCGGACACTGGGCCAAGGACGCCGTGGACCGCATTGTGCAGTGCGGTCTGATTCAGGGCTTCCCCGACGGCACCTTCCGGGGCAACGAGAACCTGACCCGGTACCAGGCCGCGCTGATCTTCTACCGCGCCCTGCAGGCCGGCGCCCTGGCCAACTGCGGCTTTAACGCCGGCGACATGACCGCCATTGCCAACGGCATGCAGGAAGTCAGCACCGAGCTGGCCGCCATCGCCACCCGCGTGACTGACCTGGAGCGCCTGAGCGCCGAGCAGCAGGCCCGCATTGACGCGCTGGAAGCCCGCATCAACGGCCTGGGCACTGGGACGGCCACCGGTTCGGCCGATGTGGCGGCCCTGCAGGCCCGCATCGACGCGCTGGAAGCCGCCATCCGCAACATTCCCGCTGGCCCCGCCGGTCCTGCGGGCCCCGCTGGTCCCCAGGGCCCGGCCGGTCCCCAGGGTCCTGCGGGCCCGGCTGGTCCCGCCGGCACCAGCGCCAGCGGTACCGTGACCACCACCCCCGTGACGCCCCCCGCCACCGTGGTGATTGGCGAGCCCACCCCCACGGAAGTCACGGTCAGCCGTGGCCTGTACGCCGGCATTGCTTTCGGCGCCAAGTCGGCGGGCGTCGGCTCCGAGTGCCTGTCACTGGGCAGCGGCGCCAACCGCACCCGCGTGAACTACTGCCTGACTGGCACGGCCATGGTGGGCTCCAGCAACGTGCTGGGCCCGGTCGGCGCCCGCGCCGCCGTGGAATACACCCCGGCCTTCAACGCCATCAGCGCCGACGTGAACGCCACCTATGAAATCAATACGGGCGGCGGCCTGACCCCCTACGTGGGCGCCGGTCTGGGCCTGACGAGCGGGCTGGTGCGCAACAGCAGCACCGTCAACGCCACCGACCTCTACGCCAATGTACTGCTGGGCGCCGATTACCGCGTGACCGACAGCATTGCGGTCTTCGTGGAAGGCAACGGGCGCTACTACTTCAGCAATAAGGGCGCGGGTACCGGTCTGCCGGCCAACGCCACCAACGGCGGTTTCAACGGCGGCGTCAAGGCCGGCCTGAAGTTCTACTTCTAA